Genomic window (Streptomyces sp. LX-29):
CCCAGGCCGCGTCGAGCACCTCGCGGACCTTCCAGCGGGTGTTCACCGGCACCAGGGTGTCGCGCAGCTCGTCGTCGGGGGCGTGCAGCGAGACCGCGAGCCGGCACTTGAAGCCCTCGTCGGCGAACCGCAGCATCGCCGGGACCAGGCCCACGGTGGAGACCGTGATGCCGCGCTGGGACAGGCCCAGGCCGTCCGGCTCGGGGTCGGTGAGCCGGCGGATGGCCCCCACGACCCGGTTGTAGTTGGCCAGCGGCTCGCCCATGCCCATGAAGACGATGTTGCTGAGCCGCGCGGGGCCGCCGGGGATCTCGCCGTCCCGCAGCGCCCGCATGCCGTCGACGATCTGGTGCACGATCTCGGCGGTGGACAGGTTGCGGTCCAGGCCGGCCTGGCCGGTGGCGCAGAACGGGCAGTTCATGCCGCAGCCCGCCTGCGAGCTGATGCACATGGTGACCCGGTCCGGGTAGCGCATCAGGACGGACTCCACCAGGGTGCCGTCGAAGAGCCGCCAGAGCGTCTTGCGGGTGGTGTCGTTGTCGCAGGAGATGTGGCGGACCACGCTCATCAGGTCGGGCAGCAGCTCGCCGGCGAGCTTCTCGCGCGAGGCGGCCGGGATGTCGGTCCACTCCGCCGGGTCGTGGGCGTACCGCGCGAAGTAGTGCTGCGAGAGCTGCTTCGCGCGGAACGGCTTCTCGCCGATGGCGGCGACGGCCTCACGGCGCTCGGCGGGCGAGAGGTCGGCGAGGTGCCGCGGGGGCTTCTTGGCTCCGCGCGGGGCGACGAAGGTGAGCTCACCGGGTGCGGGCGGTGCCATGGGCGGAAACTCCTCAGTACGACTGGCCGGGCGATCCCCGCTGTCGCGGGGCAGGCGGCTGGATGACGCCGACGCCCGGCGATCTCACGGGGGCGTTCCCGTGGCCGCGGGGCCGGAAAAGGGCCCGCCGCAGAAGCGACGGGCCCTTCCAGGGTACCGGGCGCGGTTCAGCCCGCCCCGACGAAGATCACCAGCAGCAGCCACACCACCGGCGCCGTCGGCAGCAGCGAGTCCAGCCGGTCCATGATGCCGCCGTGGCCGGGCAGCAGGTTGCCCATGTCCTTGATGCCGAGGTCCCGCTTGATCATGGACTCGCCCAGGTCGCCGAGGGTGGCGCTGACCGCCACCGACAGCCCCAGCAGCAGGCCCTGCCACCAGACGCCGTCCTCGACCACGTACTGCATGCACAGCGCGCCGGCCACCATCGCGAACGCCACCGCGCCCAGCAGCCCCTCCCAGGACTTGCCGGGGCTGATCCGGGGCGCGAGCCTGCGCTTGCCGAAGCGCCAGCCCACGGCGTACGCGCCGGTGTCGCTGACCACGGTGAGCAGCAGGAAGGTCAGCACCCGCTGCGGACCGTCGTCGGCCGCCAGCATCAGCGCCACGAACGTGGCCAGGAAGGGCACGTAGAAGGCCGCGAACACGCCGGCGGTGACGTCCCGGAGGTAGTTCTCAGGAGGCTCGGTCATCCGCCACACGAGCACCGCGAGCGCGGTGAGCGCGACCGCCACCCACGCCCCCTCGGCTCCGCGCACATAGCCGGCGACGACCATGGCGACGCCGCCGACGGCGAGCGGGATCAGCGGGGCCCGGATCTCCTTGCGCTCGGACAGCCGGGAGGTGAGCTCCCAGAGCCCGACGACCACGGCGAGCGCTATCACGCCGATGAACGCGGGCTTGTAGACGAAGAGCGAGGCGACGATGACCGCGCCCAGCCCGACGCCGACCCCTATCGCCGCCCGCAGGTCGCGGCCCGCGCTCTTCTTCGCGGGCGCGGGCTGCGGTGCGGGCTCCGACGGCCGCGCGGCCGGATCCGAGGGGGATCCGGGCGAGCCGGGCGGCTGCGGCGACTGGTGCGACCGGTTCGCCGAGTCCGGCTCCTCACGGAACAGGGGGCCGCTCAGCCGAGCGGCCCCCAGGTCACGGTCGTCCTGGTTTCCGCCTGCGTGGGGCACGGTGGGCATGGGCCGAGTCTGCGCCGCCTCGCCCACCTGATGCGCGGGACCCGCCGAGACGGCGGGACCCTGGTCGGTCGGGCCCCAGTATCCGGCGCGCGGCGGGGCTCCCCAGGAAGAGTCACTCATCAGACTTCGAGAAGCTCGGCTTCCTTGTGCTTCAGCAGCTCGTCCACCTGTGCGACGTACTTCGCGGTGGTGTCGTCGAGCTCCTTCTCGGCGCGGCGGCCGTCGTCCTCGCCGACCTCGCCGTCCTTGACGAGCTTGTCGATGGACTCCTTGGCCTTGCGTCGGACGCTGCGGATCGAGATCTTCGCGTCCTCGCCCTTGCCCTTGGCGACCTTGATGAACTCCTTGCGCCGCTGCTCGGTGAGCTCCGGGAACACCACTCGGATGATGCTGCCGTCGTTGCTCGGGTTGACGCCCAGGTCCGAGTCACGGATCGCCTGCTCGATGTTGCGCAGCGCGCTCTTGTCGAACGGGGTCACCACGGCCATCCGCGGCTCCGGCACCGAGAAGGACGCCAGCTGGTTGATCGGCGTCATCGCACCGTAGTAGTCCGCCACGATCTTGTTGAACATCGCCGGGTGCGCACGCCCGGTGCGGATCGCGGCGAAGTCCTCCTTGGCGACCACAACGGCCTTCTCCATCTTCTCCTCGGCCTCGAGGAGGATCTCTTCGATCACCACTTGCTCCTGGTGTTATGGGTAAGCAGAGCCTCGCCCCTGCGTGCGTCTTCTCCTGCACGGTGTCCGACCGGCAGGCCGTTGTCCATCCCCGTAACGGGCTGTGTACGAGCGGTGTCGGCCCGACTAGGACCGAGTGCCCTGGTCGCTCACGAGCGTGCCGATCTTCTCACCCTTGACCGCGCGGGCGATATTGCCCTCGGCCAGCAGCTCGAAGACCAGGATCGGCAGGTTGTTGTCCCGGCACAGGGTGATGGCGGTGGCGTCGGCGACCTTGAGGTCCCGCGCGATCACCTCGCCGTACTCCAGCGCGTCGAACTTCACCGCGTCCGGGTTGGCCTTCGGGTCGGAGTCGTAGACCCCGTCCACGCCGTTCTTGCCCATGAGCAGCGCCTCGGCGTCGATCTCCAGGGCGCGCTGGGCGGCGGTGGTGTCCGTGGAGAAGTACGGCATGCCCATGCCCGCGCCGAAGATCACGACGCGTCCCTTCTCCAGGTGGCGCACGGCACGCAGCGGGATGTACGGCTCCGCGACCTGCCCCATGGTGATAGCGGTCTGGACGCGGGAGTCGATGCCCTCCTTCTCCAGGAAGTCCTGGAGCGCCAGGCAGTTCATGACCGTGCCGAGCATGCCCATGTAGTCCGAGCGGGCCCGGTCCATGCCGCGCTGCTGCAGCTCGGCGCCGCGGAAGAAGTTGCCGCCACCGATGACGATGGCGATCTCGGCGCCATCCCGCACCACGGCGCCCACCTCACGGGCGATGGCGTGCACGACGTCGGGGTCGACGCCGAGCCCGCCGCCGCCGGAGAACGCTTCTCCGGACAGTTTCAGCAGGAACCGGCGGCGCTTGGTCCGACCGTCGGTGCGCTTGTCGTCGGCGGCCAGTGTGGCGTCCGCACCCTGATTCATTGGAGATCTCCTCGTGCACATACCAAGAAGGCCATTGCCGGATGGGTCTTTGTTCGACCTCTGCGGCAATGGCCTCCTCGTCACATCTGCGGCCGGCCGGAAGACGGCCGGCTGCGTACGACCCTATAGGGGCCGCACACCGATCGCTGCCCGCGTGGGCTCAGGCGTCGCTGCCCTGGTGGGCTCAGGCGCCGACGCGGATGCGCGCGAAGCGCTTCAGCGAAACGCCGGCCTCGGCCAGCACCTTCTCGACGGACTTCTTGTTGTCCTTGGCGAACGGCTGGCTCAGCAGCACGCTCTCCTTGAAGAAGCCGTTGACGCGACCCTCGACGATCTTCGGCAGGGCGGCCTCAGGCTTGCCCTCCTCACGCGCGGTGGCCTCGGCGACGCGACGCTCGTTCTCGACCGTCTCGGCCGGGATCTCGTCCTTGGTGAGGAACTTCGGCGCGAAGGCGGCGATGTGCTGCGCGACGTCCTTGGCGGTGTCGGCGTCGGCCTTGTCCAGCTCGACCAGGACACCGACCTGCGGCGGCAGGTCCGGGCTGGTGCGGTGCATGTAGGCGTAGACGAAGCCGTCCGCGTACTGCGCGAAGCGGTCCAGGACGATCTTCTCGCCGAGGGTGGCGTTGGCCTCGTCCACGAACGCCTGGACGGTCTTGCCGGCCTCGATCTCGGAGGAGAGCAGGGCCTCCAGGTCGGCCGGGGAGCCCTTGGCGACGTGGGCGGCGAGCGCGTCGGCGACGGCCACGAACTTCTCGCCCTTGGCGACGAAGTCGGTCTCGCACTTCAGCTCGAGCAGCACACCGGAGGTGTGGTCGTCGGCGATGAGGGAGACGACGGCACCGTTCTCGGCGCTGCGGCCCTCACGCTTGGCCACGCCCTTCTGGCCCTTGACGCGCAGGATCTCGACGGCCTTCTCGACGTTGCCCTCGGCCTCGTCCAGCGCCTTCTTGCAGTCCATCATGCCGGCGCCGGTGAGCTCGCGGAGCTTCTTGACGTCAGCGGCGGTGAAGTTCGCCATGGTCTGTGAATCTCTTCTCGAAAGTCTCGAAAGTCTGAGAGGTCAATGCTCTACGGGTGGACGGCGGGGGCGTGTCGCCCCCGCCGTCAGCAACCGCGAGGTATTGAGGTTCAGGCCTGCTCGGCGTCGGCGGCCGGGGCCTCGGCGGCCTTCTCGGCCTCAGCGGGCTTCTCGGCCTCGGCGGCCTTCTCGGCCTCGGCGGCAGCCGGCTCGTCGGCCTTCTTGTCGCCCTCGAGCAGCTCGCGCTCCCACTCGGCCAGCGGCTCGCCCGCGGCCTTGTCGCCCTTGCCGCCCTCGGCGACACCGGAGCGGGCCATCAGGCCCTCGGCGACGGCGTCGGCGATGACGCGGGTGAGCAGGGTGACGGAGCGGATCGCGTCGTCGTTGCCCGGGATCTTGTAGTCGACCTCGTCCGGGTCGCAGTTGGTGTCCAGGATCGCGACGACCGGGATGCGCAGCTTGCGCGCCTCACCGACGGCGATGTGCTCCTTCTTGGTGTCCACGATCCAGACGGCGCTCGGCACCTTCTGCATCTCGCGGATACCACCGAGGGTCTTCTCCAGCTTGGCCTTCTCGCGGGAGAGAACCAGCAGCTCCTTCTTGGTGAGGCCGGAAGCGGCCACGTCCTCGAAGTCGATCTGCTCAAGCTCCTTGAGGCGCTGCAGACGCTTGTAGACGGTCGAGAAGTTGGTGAGCATGCCGCCCAGCCAGCGCTGGTTGACGTACGGCATGCCGACGCGGGTCGCCTGCTCGGCGATGGCCTCCTGCGCCTGCTTCTTGGTGCCGACGAACATGATGGAGCCGCCGTGCGCGACGGTCTCCTTGACGAACTCGTAGGCGCGGTCGATGTACGACAGCGACTGGAGCAGGTCGATGATGTAGATGCCGTTGCGCTCGGTGAAGATGAAGCGCTTCATCTTCGGGTTCCAACGGCGGGTCTGGTGCCCGAAGTGGACGCCGCTCTCCAGCAGCTCCCGCATCGTGACGACGGCCATGGCCGTACTCCTTTGAGGTACTCGGTTCCGCGACGGCCGGGCGGCCGTCACGCCTGACGCCCCGACGCGCCATGCCGCGGAGCTCCGAGCGGAGCCTGCCGAGGACCGAGGAACGCGACCACCGGTTCTGCGCCGGTAGCGGGGCGTGCGAAGTCGACCCGGTGACCCGGATCGCCATAAGAAGTGTACGGGACCGTCGCTGTGCTGGGTGACGGCGATGTCCACAACCAGCGAGTAGTCCCCAGATCTCACCCGACCTCCCCACACCCCGCCCCCACTGGGTCACCCTGCGGACATGACCCATACCCCGCGCGCACGGACACCACGGCGAACCCGCGTGAGCGACGCGCTCCGCACCGACCACGGTCACCGAGGCCACGCCCCGCGCGGCCGCGCCCCGGGCGGTCGGGGCGGGGGCGGTCGGGGCGGGGGCGGTCGCGCCCCGTGCGATTGCGCTCCGGACGGTCGGGGGCGGGGCGGTCGCGCCCCGGGCGATTGCGCTCCGTGTGATTGCGCCCCGGACGGTCGGGGCCGAGGCGGTCGCGCCCCGGACAGTCTCGCCCCAGTCGGTCGTACCCCGAGCGGTCGTACCCCGAGCGGTCGGAGACCGGGCCGTCGGAGCGGGGGCGGTCAGCCGGTGGGCGGGCGGACCGTGGGTGGTCAGCCGGTGGGTGGTCAGCCGGCGGGTGGCCGGAGCGTGGGCGGTAAGCCGGTGGGCGGTCAGCTAGCGGGCGGGCAGCCGGTCGGTGGCCGGAGCCCAGGCGTCCGGCGCCCGGGCGGGCGGGGTCCGACGGGCGTCGTGGCGCGCCGGCCGGCGCGGGGTGACGCTCTGCCGACCCCGCGCCCGACGGCTCTCCGCGGGGTGGGGGCGGCGCGGGGCGGCGCGCCCGTAGCGACGGCAGTGTCTGGGGCCGGGCCGGCGCGGGCCGGCGCACCGTGGCCCGCGCGGCGCGCCGCGCGGGGGACGGCGGGGGCGGCGGGGGTCGACACGCGCCGCGCGATGCCGGTGCTCGCGCACAGGGCGGCGCGCGCCGTCGGGGCGGCACTGATGGGCCTGAGCGTGCTCATGGTGCTGGTGGTGCCGCTCGCGCTGGCGCCCCGGTCCGCGGCGTACGCGACACCCGCCGGGGCCGCGGCGGGTGTCGAGGCCGCCGCGGCCGGCGAGGCTGCCGAGACCGCCGGCGACGGGGCCGAGGGGGGCCGTTCCTGGCCGGTCGGCGGCCGTCCGCCGGTCCTGCGGGGCTGGGAGCCGCCCGACTCGCCCTACGGCCCGGGGCACCGTGGCGTGGACCTGGCGGCCTCTCCGGGTGAGCCGGTGCTGGCGGCCGCCCCCGGTCGGGTGTCCTTCGCCGGCCGGGTGGCGGGTCGCGGAGTGGTCTCCATCGAACTCGACGGCACCGGCGCCCCACCGCTGCGGACCACCTACGAGCCCGTGCGAGCGAGGGTGCGGGAGGGCGAGGCGGTGGAGGCGGGGCAGGTGGTGGGGGTGCTGGAGCCCGGCCCGTTCCACTGCGCGGTCGGCTGTCTGCACTGGGGTCTGCGCCGCGCCGATCGCTATCTCGACCCGCTCTCCCTGCTGCCCCCGTGGCTTCTCCGGCGCGGCCCCTCCCGGCTGTTGCCGATCTTCGACGTGCCGCAGGGCGCGCCGCTGGTGCCGAGCGGGGGCTCGGCGGCAGGAGCGGTGTGGGCCGGCGCCACGACGTTCGACCCGGATCACCCCGGAGGCGCCTTTATGCCCCGGACCCGGACCGCCGCGGGCGCCCAGCCGACAGGCTGCGCGGACCTGGCCCCGCCGGCGATGCTGGCCGGCGCCGCGGCCTGGGCCCGACGCCGCCTGCACCGCCCACCGACGCGCCGGAACGCCCGGAAGCCGCGACGGGCGCCCGGCCGAGCCCGCCTCCGACCACCGTCGGGGATACCCGCGGGTCAAGCAGGTACAGGTCCGAGACGGATACGCGACCGGCGTGAGCGTCACCCCGAGCATCCAGCCGACCAGCGGCGACACCCGACCACCGAGCCGCCGGCCGGGCGGCGCTTCCACGGCGTCGCGCGGGCCGTCGGCGGTGAACGCGGCGGCCACCGGCGCCGCGGCCCACATCGCCCCGTACACCCGTTGCCGGTGTGCGACCGCACGGCGTCACGCCGCCCGACCACCGGGCCGCCGGCCGACCAGGGGGCGTCCGGCCACCGAGCCGGCGGGGCCGCCGCCGCCCGGGTCAGCCACACCCGGAAGCGGCCGGGCCCGCCGGGCGTAAGAGCGCGACGGCAAGCCAGACCGCCGACGCAGGGCGATGAGCGCGGCCGCAAGACAAGCGGCGGGGCCAGGGGCGCACGACACAGACACCCGCCAGAGGCAGGCACGACGGCAGACCGGAACGGGCAACGCCCGCTCGAAGACCGCTGACACCCGCCACCAGGGCAATGGGCACCGCCCGCCAGACGAAGCGACCAGGCCCCCACACGGCGGCCACTCCGACACCGCGGGCCCTCACAGGGCCGAGGCCCCAGGCGAGGGGGCTAGGCCGGTCCCCTCGAAAGCGGGACCCTGACGATGGGCCTGTGAGACGCCGGCTGAAGGCGGCCCCCGGCGGACAGAGCCGGGTCAGCCCCCACGTCGCGGAGGGCCACCGCCAGGTGCGAGCGCAGTGACAAGACCGCAACGACCAACGGCCACTCCAGCACCGCGGGCCCCGACAGGGCCGAGGCCTTGGGCGATGGGGCTCGGCCGGTCCCTCGAAAGCGGGATCCTGGCAAAGCGGGACCCTGGCGATGGGCCTGTGGGGTGCCCGCTGGAGGTGCCCCCGGCGGATAGAGCCGGGTCAGCCCCCCACGCCGCGGAGGGCCATGGCGACGGCGGCCTCGGTGATGGTGGCCGGGTCTTCGGCGGCGCCGAGCTCGATACGGCGGACGGCGGCGTCGACCACGCCCTGGAGCAGCATCGCGGCCAGCCGTGGCTGCTCGTGGCCAAGGGTGCCGAGGGCCTCCACGACCATGGCGACGAGCCCGCCGTGGGCCGCGCGGATCTTCTCCCGGGCGCCGGCGTCCAGTTCCAGCGCGGAGATCGCGACCACGGCCCGGTGACGCCGGTCGCCGACGAGGGTCAGCTGCTGGCGCACATACGCCTCGATCTTGTCCTCGGGCGTGTCGGCGCGCTCCATGGCGGCTTCGACCTCGGCAGCCCAGACGGGGAAGTCGACGGCACACAGCTCTTCGACGACGGCAGCTCGGGAGCGGAAGTACTCGTAGACCGAGGACCGCGCGAGGCCCGTGCGCTCGGCGAGAGCGGGGAAGGTCAACGCCTCCGTTCCACCCTCGGACAGCAGGGAGCGGGCGGCGTCCAGCAGGGCGCCGCGCTGCATCGTCCGGTGCTCAGCCACTGAGGCCGCTCGAATCCTTGGCACATGACCACTTTACGGAGCACCCGGCCGAGGGGCGATGTTGGAGGGACGATTCAGCGTCCGAGGTCCTGCAGTTTGGCTCGCAACTGCAGCACGGACTTGGTGTGGATCTGGCTGACCCGGCTCTCGGTCACGCCCAGGACCTGCCCGATCTCGGCCAGCGTGAGCCCCTCGTAGTAGTACAGGGTGACCACCGTCTTCTCCCGCTCCGGGAGCGTGTTGATGGCGCGGGCCAGCAGCCGGCGCAGCTCGCGGTCCTCGGCCACCTCGACCGGGTTGTCGGCGGCGGTGTCCTCCAGGGTGTCCATGAGGCTCAGTCCGTCGCCGCCTTCGCCGCCGACGTGCAGCATCTCCTCCAGCGCCACCACGTTGGCGAGCGACAACTGGCTGAAGAGTCCGTGCAGTTCGTCCAGCGAGATCTGCATCTCGGCGGCGACCTCGGCTTCGGTGGGGGTGCGGCGCAGCGCCGCCTCGAGCGTGGCGTAGGCGCGCTCGACCTCGCGCGCCTTCTGGCGGACCGAGCGCGGGATCCAGTCCAGGGCGCGCAGTTCGTCGATCATGGCGCCGCGGATCCGGGTGATGGCGTAGGTCTCGAACTTGATGGCCCGTCCGGGGTCGAACTTCTCGATGGCGTCGATGAGTCCGAACACGCCCGAGGAGACGAAGTCCGCCTGCTCGACATTGGACGGCAGCCCCACGCTGACCCGACCCGCCACGTACTTCACCAGCGGCGAGTAGTGCAGGATCAGCTGTTCCCGCAGTCGCTCGTCACCGGTGGCCTTGTACGTCCGCCACAGCTCGTCCAGCGATGAGGGCGCGGCGGGGCGCACGACACCGCGGGCAGCGGACGGCGCTGCCGTGCGGTCAGACCCGGAGATGTGCTGGGGCATTCGTCGCCTTGTGCCGTTCTGCGGAGATGAAGGTGTGGGGGTTGGAGTGCTGCGTTCCCGCCAGAAGCCTTGTGAGCGTAGCGTGACGGAGGCGTCGCGTTAAGCGATGAGACGCGATTGCGTGGTGTGGGGATACGGTCATCGCCCCAACCCTTTCACCCGATTGCCCCAAATTCAGGGACCGCCTCGCCGTGGGCCGCCCCGCTGACCGCCGGCGTGGTTCAACTCCCATCGGTCGCCCTGTCGGTTGACGAATCCCAGCGCGAGCAGCTCCTGGAGCCGGCGGAGCGCCTCGTCGCGACCGGTCCCGGAACCCCGGGCCACCTCGTCCACCTCGTTGCCGCCCCGTGCCGACAACGCTTCCAGGACGCGCGCCGTCACGGGATCGAGCGCGTCGCGTGCCACCACGGGTCCGCGCCGCTCGGGGGGCGGCTCCTCCCCCACCCGCCCGACCAGCTCGGTCACGTCCGCAGCGTCGGTCACCAGAACGGCTTCTCCGCGCAGGAGTTCGTGCACCCCCGCGGAGAGAGCGCTGGTGACCGGGCCCGGCACCCCCATGACGACGCGGCCCAGGTCCCGGGCGCGGCGCGCGGTCACCAGGGACCCGCTGCGGTAGCAGGCCTCGACCACGACCGTGCCACGGGTGAGGGCCGCGATGACCCGGTTGCGGAGCACGAACCGGCCGCGGGTGGGGTGGGCACCCGGCGGCAACTCGGCGAGGATCAGACCCTGTTCCGCGATGCGGGCGATCAACTCGGCGTGGCCGCGCGGGTAGGGCACGTCCACCCCGGAGGCGAGCACGGCGACGGTCGTCCCGCCGGCGGCCAGCGCCCCCCGATGCGCCGCCCCGTCCACGCCGTGCGCCGCACCGGAGGTGACCACGAAGCCGCGCTCGGCGAGCCCCGCGCCGAGGGTGGTCGCGACCCGCGCGCCGTAGTCGGTGCAGGCCCGGGCGCCGACCACGGCGACCGACCGCAGCGCCCACAGCCGCAGCGACGCCCTGCCGCGGACCCACAGGCCGACCGGTCGGGCGTCCCCGAGGTCGTCCAGTTGTCGGGGCCACTCCAGGTCGCCGGGGCAGACGAAGGCGCCGCCCAGCCGGGCGATGGCGGCGAGGTCGGCCGCCGGGTCGAGGTCCGCGGCGCGGAGCGCGCAGCCGGCCAGTCGCCGCGGGCCCGCCCCGACCGGGGGCGCCGCCTCCCCGGTGAGCGCGCGCCACAGCTCCACGGGCCCGAGCTCTCGCAGCCACCGCCCCACCGTGGCGTCCCCGGGCTCGACCAGGCGGGTGAGCGCCGCCCGCGCCATCCGCTCCTGATCGGCGACCTCGGGCACCCCGACCTCTTCCAGCACCCCGGCCTCCTCCAGCACCTCCACCTCCTCAGACACCTCCACCTCCTCAGACACCTCGGACACCTCGGACATCGGCTCCGGTGGGCGCCGCGCGCGGCGGGCCCGGCCGGGTCCGGCGGTTCTCCCGCGCGTGCCGGGTCACCAGTCCGCCCCGACCGGCATGCCGCGGGTGACGCCGGTGCGCAGCTCCAGAGCCCGGACCACGTCGTCGTGAGTGGGGCGGTCGTGGCCGGCGAGGTCGGCGATCGTCCAGGCGACGCGGAGCACCCGGTCCAGGCCGCGGGCGGTGAGCAACCCGCGCTCCAGATCGACCTCGGCCTCCCGCAGGGCGTCCGGCGCGACCGGCCAGCGCGTCCGCAGCTCATGTCCCGGGACCTCGCTGTTGGTGCTCCAGGGGGTGGCGGCGTAGCGGGCGAGGGAACGCTCCCGGGCCTCGCGCACCCGGGCGGCCACCCGGGCGGTCGGCTCGCTGTCGCCAGGTGGGCCGGCCAGCTCGGCGCGGCTCACCGGCGCCACAGGGACCCGCAGGTCGATCCGGTCCAGCAGCGGGCCGGAGAGCCGGCCCTGGTAGCGGCGGATGGCCATGGGTGTGCAGTCGCAGCCGTCGCCGACCAGTGAGTAGCGCCCGCAGGGGCAGGGGTTCGCGGCGAGCAGCAGCAGGAACCGGGCGGGCATCCGCATCATGCCCGCCGACCGGGCGATCACCACATGCCCGGACTCCAGCGGTTGCCGCAGCGCGTCCAGCGCCCGGCCGCTGAACTCGGGCGCCTCGTCCAGGAACAGCACTCCCCGGTGGGCCAGGGAGACCGCGCCCGGCCGCGGCATCCCGTTCCCGCCGCCGACGAGGGCGGCCATGGTGGCCGAGTGATGCGGGGCGCAGTACGGCGGGGTGTCGACCAGGGGCTTGCCGGGCGGTAGCACCCCGGCCACCGAGTGCACGGCGGTGACCTCCAAGGCGTCCTGCGCGGCGAGCGGAGGCAGCAGTCCGGGGAGCCGCTCGGCGAGCATGGTCTTCCCGGCACCGGGCGGGCCCAGGAAGTACAGGTGGTGCGCCCCGGCGGCGGCGACCTCCAGGGCCCTGCGGGCCGCGTGCTGCCCGGCCACATCGGCCAGGTCCGGCTGGCGGGGGTCGCCGGCGACCCGGGTCAGCACGCCGGTGCCGGTGCCGGCCCCGGCAACGGTGAGCCCGGCCAGCATCGCGTCCGGCCGTCCGCTGTCGGCCGGCTCCGGTTCCTCCGGCACCGGCTCGTCGGTCAGCACCGCGATGAGCTGCCGCAGGCTCCGTACGCCCAGCACCGAGACGCCGGGGACCAGGGCTGCCTCGGCGGCCGTCTGCTCGGGGACGACGACCTGGCGATACCCCGAGTCGGCCGCCGCCAGCACCGCGGGCAGCACCCCGCGCACCGGCCGCACCCTGCCGTCGAGGCCCAGCTCGCCGATGAGCACCAGATCGGCGATCTCACGCGGGTCGATACGCTCCGCCGCGCCCAGCACCGCGCAGGCCACCGCCAGGTCGAAGCCGCTGCCGGCCTTGGGCACGGAGGCCGGGCTGAGCCCCACGGTGAGCTTCTTCTGCGGCCACTCGGCGCCGGAGTTGACCACGGCGGCGCGCACCCGGTCGCGGCTCTCGAACAGGCTCTTGTCCGGCAGCCCGACCAGGGTGAAGGCGGCCACCCCCGGCTCCAGGTCCGCCTGGACCTCCACCACCACGCCCTCGACGCCCACCAGCGCCACCGAGCAGGTGCGCGCGAACCCCATCAGGCGGCCCTACCTTTCAACTCACGGGTGAACCGCAGCCATTCGTAAGGTTGTGGCACCCAGGGGAGCGGGGTGTGGCTCTCAGGCTGGCTGCCGTTGTTCGTGGCTCCGGAGGCTTGGCCGC
Coding sequences:
- the whiG gene encoding RNA polymerase sigma factor WhiG, encoding MPQHISGSDRTAAPSAARGVVRPAAPSSLDELWRTYKATGDERLREQLILHYSPLVKYVAGRVSVGLPSNVEQADFVSSGVFGLIDAIEKFDPGRAIKFETYAITRIRGAMIDELRALDWIPRSVRQKAREVERAYATLEAALRRTPTEAEVAAEMQISLDELHGLFSQLSLANVVALEEMLHVGGEGGDGLSLMDTLEDTAADNPVEVAEDRELRRLLARAINTLPEREKTVVTLYYYEGLTLAEIGQVLGVTESRVSQIHTKSVLQLRAKLQDLGR
- the rpsB gene encoding 30S ribosomal protein S2; translated protein: MAVVTMRELLESGVHFGHQTRRWNPKMKRFIFTERNGIYIIDLLQSLSYIDRAYEFVKETVAHGGSIMFVGTKKQAQEAIAEQATRVGMPYVNQRWLGGMLTNFSTVYKRLQRLKELEQIDFEDVAASGLTKKELLVLSREKAKLEKTLGGIREMQKVPSAVWIVDTKKEHIAVGEARKLRIPVVAILDTNCDPDEVDYKIPGNDDAIRSVTLLTRVIADAVAEGLMARSGVAEGGKGDKAAGEPLAEWERELLEGDKKADEPAAAEAEKAAEAEKPAEAEKAAEAPAADAEQA
- a CDS encoding phosphatidate cytidylyltransferase — its product is MSDSSWGAPPRAGYWGPTDQGPAVSAGPAHQVGEAAQTRPMPTVPHAGGNQDDRDLGAARLSGPLFREEPDSANRSHQSPQPPGSPGSPSDPAARPSEPAPQPAPAKKSAGRDLRAAIGVGVGLGAVIVASLFVYKPAFIGVIALAVVVGLWELTSRLSERKEIRAPLIPLAVGGVAMVVAGYVRGAEGAWVAVALTALAVLVWRMTEPPENYLRDVTAGVFAAFYVPFLATFVALMLAADDGPQRVLTFLLLTVVSDTGAYAVGWRFGKRRLAPRISPGKSWEGLLGAVAFAMVAGALCMQYVVEDGVWWQGLLLGLSVAVSATLGDLGESMIKRDLGIKDMGNLLPGHGGIMDRLDSLLPTAPVVWLLLVIFVGAG
- the pyrH gene encoding UMP kinase; protein product: MNQGADATLAADDKRTDGRTKRRRFLLKLSGEAFSGGGGLGVDPDVVHAIAREVGAVVRDGAEIAIVIGGGNFFRGAELQQRGMDRARSDYMGMLGTVMNCLALQDFLEKEGIDSRVQTAITMGQVAEPYIPLRAVRHLEKGRVVIFGAGMGMPYFSTDTTAAQRALEIDAEALLMGKNGVDGVYDSDPKANPDAVKFDALEYGEVIARDLKVADATAITLCRDNNLPILVFELLAEGNIARAVKGEKIGTLVSDQGTRS
- the rlmN gene encoding 23S rRNA (adenine(2503)-C(2))-methyltransferase RlmN, with amino-acid sequence MAPPAPGELTFVAPRGAKKPPRHLADLSPAERREAVAAIGEKPFRAKQLSQHYFARYAHDPAEWTDIPAASREKLAGELLPDLMSVVRHISCDNDTTRKTLWRLFDGTLVESVLMRYPDRVTMCISSQAGCGMNCPFCATGQAGLDRNLSTAEIVHQIVDGMRALRDGEIPGGPARLSNIVFMGMGEPLANYNRVVGAIRRLTDPEPDGLGLSQRGITVSTVGLVPAMLRFADEGFKCRLAVSLHAPDDELRDTLVPVNTRWKVREVLDAAWEYAEKSGRRVSIEYALIRDINDQAWRGDLLGRLLKGKRVHVNLIPLNPTPGSQWTASRPEDERAFVAALESHGVPVTVRDTRGQEIDGACGQLAASER
- the tsf gene encoding translation elongation factor Ts; the protein is MANFTAADVKKLRELTGAGMMDCKKALDEAEGNVEKAVEILRVKGQKGVAKREGRSAENGAVVSLIADDHTSGVLLELKCETDFVAKGEKFVAVADALAAHVAKGSPADLEALLSSEIEAGKTVQAFVDEANATLGEKIVLDRFAQYADGFVYAYMHRTSPDLPPQVGVLVELDKADADTAKDVAQHIAAFAPKFLTKDEIPAETVENERRVAEATAREEGKPEAALPKIVEGRVNGFFKESVLLSQPFAKDNKKSVEKVLAEAGVSLKRFARIRVGA
- the frr gene encoding ribosome recycling factor translates to MIEEILLEAEEKMEKAVVVAKEDFAAIRTGRAHPAMFNKIVADYYGAMTPINQLASFSVPEPRMAVVTPFDKSALRNIEQAIRDSDLGVNPSNDGSIIRVVFPELTEQRRKEFIKVAKGKGEDAKISIRSVRRKAKESIDKLVKDGEVGEDDGRRAEKELDDTTAKYVAQVDELLKHKEAELLEV
- a CDS encoding TetR/AcrR family transcriptional regulator; the protein is MAEHRTMQRGALLDAARSLLSEGGTEALTFPALAERTGLARSSVYEYFRSRAAVVEELCAVDFPVWAAEVEAAMERADTPEDKIEAYVRQQLTLVGDRRHRAVVAISALELDAGAREKIRAAHGGLVAMVVEALGTLGHEQPRLAAMLLQGVVDAAVRRIELGAAEDPATITEAAVAMALRGVGG